A stretch of Candidatus Sphingomonas phytovorans DNA encodes these proteins:
- the galB gene encoding beta-galactosidase GalB, producing the protein MAALAQTIARLFALMLMAMLDASGANAETVPRERVSINAGWRFHMGDPAGATGLSYDVRPEIGKSEDGKAADARPDEARAVTAAGQAVLKPWILPSANAFIRDPAKRHVRPAGNPGGDVSFVQAGFDDSAWRKVTLPHDWAIERPFLTTGPYGGMGRLDSWGIGWYRKALDIPARDKGRSVFLDVDGAMSYSAVWLNGKLVGGWPYGYNGWRLDLTPYLAFGGRNELVIRLDNPPESARWYPGGGLYRNVWLTKTSPVHIGQWGTRVTTPEVSKGSATIALDVSVDNESRTEANASVSTDIYALDAAGRKTGAIVARIAPAGARVAAGGNATIAGSTMLANPRLWGPPPTQQPNRYVAVTIVSLNGRTVDRYETPFGIRAVTFDANKGVFVNGERIDLKGVNNHHDLGALGAAFNVRAAERQLEMLQEMGSNAIRMSHNPPAPELLELTDRMGLLVIDEVFDVWERKKTPLDFHLIFPDWHEADLRSMLRRDRNNPSVILWSVGNEVGEQYTGEEGAAIARGLVRMVREEDPTRPTTTAMNYAKPDMAMPGTVDVIGLNYQGTGVRAYPGQFAAFHEKYPDKVIMSTESASALSSRGEYLFPVMGAISGPVRPGSGGDPETKQVSAYELHAADFGSSPDRVFASNDQNPFVAGEFVWTGFDYLGEPTPYYAARSSYSGIIDLAGFRKDRFWLYQARWRSDLQFAHVLPHWTWPGREGQVTPVHVFTSADEAELFVNGISQGRKTRAPYEYRFRWDYVTYAPGEVKVVTWKGGKPWATEMVKTAGTPAALEATPDRARINADGRDLSFVTVRVTDKDGLTVPRADNAVSVTIDGPGEIVATDNGDPTSFESFQSPTRKAFNGLALVVVRALPGKPGAITLHARSGALTGSTIVLESVAAR; encoded by the coding sequence GCCAGGCGGTGCTCAAGCCCTGGATCCTGCCGAGCGCCAACGCCTTCATCCGCGACCCGGCGAAGCGGCACGTGCGGCCGGCGGGCAACCCCGGCGGCGATGTTTCCTTCGTCCAGGCCGGTTTCGACGACAGCGCGTGGCGGAAGGTGACGTTGCCGCATGACTGGGCGATCGAGCGGCCCTTCCTGACCACCGGTCCTTATGGCGGCATGGGCCGGCTGGATAGCTGGGGGATCGGCTGGTACCGCAAGGCGCTCGACATTCCGGCGCGCGACAAGGGCAGGTCGGTGTTCCTCGATGTGGACGGTGCGATGTCCTATTCGGCGGTGTGGCTGAACGGGAAGCTCGTCGGCGGCTGGCCCTATGGCTATAATGGCTGGCGGCTCGACCTGACCCCCTATCTGGCGTTCGGCGGCAGGAACGAGCTTGTCATCCGCCTCGACAATCCACCTGAATCGGCGCGCTGGTATCCCGGTGGCGGGCTCTATCGGAATGTCTGGCTGACCAAGACCAGCCCGGTTCATATCGGCCAATGGGGCACGCGAGTGACCACGCCCGAGGTTTCGAAGGGATCGGCGACCATCGCGCTCGACGTGTCGGTCGACAATGAATCCCGCACAGAGGCGAACGCCAGCGTCAGCACCGACATTTATGCGCTGGATGCTGCTGGCCGGAAGACCGGCGCCATCGTCGCGCGCATCGCGCCGGCCGGCGCGCGTGTCGCGGCGGGTGGCAATGCGACGATCGCCGGGTCGACCATGCTCGCCAACCCCCGTCTCTGGGGTCCGCCGCCGACTCAGCAGCCCAACCGCTATGTCGCGGTCACCATTGTCTCGCTCAACGGCAGGACGGTCGACCGTTATGAGACGCCATTCGGCATCCGCGCCGTCACCTTCGACGCGAACAAGGGCGTGTTCGTCAATGGCGAGCGGATCGACCTGAAAGGCGTCAACAACCATCATGATCTCGGCGCGCTCGGCGCGGCGTTCAATGTCCGCGCGGCGGAGCGTCAGCTCGAAATGCTACAGGAGATGGGCAGCAACGCGATCCGCATGAGCCATAATCCGCCCGCGCCTGAGCTGCTTGAGCTGACCGATCGCATGGGCCTGCTGGTGATCGACGAAGTGTTCGACGTGTGGGAGCGCAAGAAGACCCCGCTCGATTTCCACCTGATCTTCCCCGACTGGCACGAGGCTGACCTGCGGTCGATGCTGCGCCGCGACCGCAACAATCCGTCGGTCATCCTGTGGAGCGTCGGCAACGAAGTCGGCGAGCAATATACCGGGGAAGAGGGGGCGGCAATCGCCAGGGGGCTGGTGCGGATGGTGCGCGAGGAGGATCCGACCCGCCCGACCACCACCGCGATGAACTATGCCAAGCCCGACATGGCGATGCCCGGCACGGTCGACGTGATCGGCCTCAACTATCAGGGCACCGGCGTGCGCGCCTATCCCGGCCAGTTCGCCGCCTTTCACGAAAAATATCCCGACAAGGTGATCATGAGCACCGAGAGCGCGTCGGCGCTCAGCAGTCGCGGCGAGTATCTCTTCCCCGTGATGGGCGCGATCAGCGGCCCGGTCCGGCCAGGCTCGGGCGGCGACCCCGAGACAAAGCAGGTCAGCGCCTATGAACTCCATGCCGCCGATTTCGGCTCTTCGCCCGACCGGGTCTTCGCGTCGAACGACCAGAACCCGTTCGTCGCGGGCGAATTCGTCTGGACCGGGTTCGACTATCTCGGCGAGCCGACGCCTTACTATGCGGCGCGCAGTTCCTATTCGGGCATCATCGATCTGGCGGGATTCAGGAAGGACCGCTTCTGGCTCTACCAGGCGCGCTGGCGCTCTGACCTGCAATTCGCGCATGTCCTGCCGCACTGGACCTGGCCCGGCCGTGAAGGGCAGGTCACTCCGGTCCATGTCTTCACCTCGGCCGACGAGGCGGAACTGTTCGTCAACGGCATCTCGCAGGGCAGGAAGACGCGGGCGCCTTATGAATATCGCTTCCGCTGGGATTACGTCACCTACGCGCCCGGCGAGGTGAAGGTCGTGACCTGGAAGGGCGGCAAGCCATGGGCGACCGAGATGGTGAAGACCGCCGGCACCCCCGCCGCGCTGGAGGCGACGCCCGACCGGGCGCGGATCAACGCCGATGGCCGCGACCTGTCCTTCGTCACGGTGCGCGTCACCGACAAGGACGGGCTCACCGTGCCGCGTGCCGACAATGCGGTCAGCGTCACGATCGACGGCCCGGGCGAGATCGTCGCCACCGACAATGGTGATCCGACCAGCTTCGAATCCTTCCAGTCGCCGACGCGCAAGGCGTTCAACGGCCTTGCCCTGGTGGTAGTGCGTGCGCTGCCGGGCAAGCCGGGCGCGATCACGCTGCACGCCCGGTCCGGGGCGCTCACGGGCTCAACGATCGTCCTGGAGAGCGTCGCCGCAAGATAG
- a CDS encoding galactose mutarotase, with the protein MHKSLIMLAAMSAVAAGASAHAASAARETVGDVAGAKVEAITLANANGVKARILSYGATLQSLIAPDRNGKLADVVLGYDDLAGYVDKPNFFGVTVGRYANRIAKGRFAIDGKTWQLPINNAPNSLHGGTKGFDKVVWRVVSVENGPVARVTFGYVSPDGDQGYPGKLDVTVTYGLDEKGALSIEYKAATDAPTIVNMTNHAIFDLAGEGSPTGAMGHRLTMPAGAYTPVDATLIPTGELRPVEGSVFDFRNGRILGDGVRDGRDAQIVAGRGYDHNFAIDAGLTAQPKLAARLEDPVSGRVLDVLSTEPGLQLYTGNFLNGGLIGKHGHVYRMGDGVAMEPQKFPDTPNQPAFGSARVDPGKPYRHLMIYRVSVAPR; encoded by the coding sequence ATGCACAAGAGTTTGATCATGCTGGCGGCGATGAGTGCCGTCGCGGCGGGGGCGAGCGCTCATGCGGCATCGGCGGCGCGGGAGACGGTGGGCGACGTCGCCGGCGCGAAGGTCGAGGCGATCACGCTGGCCAACGCCAATGGCGTGAAGGCGCGCATCCTGAGCTATGGCGCGACCCTTCAATCGCTCATCGCGCCCGACCGCAACGGCAAGCTGGCCGATGTGGTGTTGGGCTATGACGATCTGGCCGGTTATGTCGACAAGCCCAATTTCTTCGGCGTGACGGTCGGCCGCTATGCCAACCGCATCGCGAAGGGCCGCTTCGCGATCGACGGCAAGACCTGGCAGTTGCCGATCAACAACGCCCCCAATTCGCTTCATGGCGGCACGAAGGGCTTCGACAAGGTCGTGTGGCGCGTCGTCTCGGTCGAGAACGGCCCTGTCGCGCGCGTGACCTTCGGCTATGTCAGCCCGGACGGCGACCAGGGCTATCCCGGCAAGCTCGACGTCACCGTCACCTATGGGCTCGACGAAAAGGGCGCGCTGTCGATCGAGTACAAGGCGGCGACCGACGCGCCGACCATCGTCAACATGACCAATCATGCGATCTTCGATCTCGCCGGCGAAGGGTCGCCGACGGGCGCGATGGGCCACAGGCTGACCATGCCGGCGGGTGCTTATACCCCGGTCGACGCGACCCTGATCCCGACCGGCGAGTTGCGTCCGGTCGAGGGCAGCGTGTTCGATTTCCGGAACGGACGAATCCTCGGTGACGGCGTCCGCGACGGACGCGATGCGCAGATCGTCGCGGGACGCGGCTACGACCATAATTTCGCGATCGATGCCGGGCTCACCGCCCAGCCCAAGCTCGCGGCCCGCCTCGAGGACCCCGTGTCCGGCCGCGTGCTCGACGTGCTCAGCACCGAGCCCGGCTTGCAGCTCTACACCGGCAATTTCCTCAACGGGGGGCTGATCGGCAAGCACGGCCATGTCTATCGCATGGGCGATGGCGTCGCGATGGAACCGCAGAAATTCCCCGACACGCCCAACCAGCCAGCCTTCGGCTCGGCCCGGGTCGACCCCGGCAAGCCGTATCGCCACCTGATGATCTATCGAGTATCGGTGGCGCCACGCTGA
- a CDS encoding M28 family peptidase gives MKFSTAAIMALPAALLIAGQTAAAPEPGPDAETRAWWTITEALSNDGMEGRDTGSAGYDHAAQLVADKFKAAGLKPLGDKGSWFQPVALNEIAIKRAEIGVGDRPLAFLQDITVDPSNAMPVTVDAPLAYRGYCGAAALGDVRGKIVICHGVNRPGLPGAAERIAAVKAAGGIGLATIADPGFAIEPPRWPFAYARSVTLANAAPDTDGFLRLRLKADALKKAIGDHGPDAGDLIAKGSAGEPLPGFDIPESFHATFTVRRRQITSSNVIGLLPGSDPASSAQAIVLSAHLDGYGFGTPVNGDGLYNGTLDDAAYVALLIRVAEQRQGKGYRRPVIFAAFTGEEKGLLGSTWFVAHPTLPKASIAANINLDQLRPIFPLDLLTVHALDDTSLGEDVRAVANGMNIAVQHDPEPARNLLRRSDQWPFLQAGIPATAFVFGYRPGTESERIYRQWYRTGYHTPLDDPHQHIDWKAAADFNRFFKTLVERVADQEAAPAWKAGSSLRPAGH, from the coding sequence ATGAAATTCTCGACAGCCGCGATCATGGCACTTCCCGCCGCATTGCTGATCGCGGGGCAGACCGCCGCCGCGCCGGAACCGGGACCCGATGCCGAAACCCGCGCCTGGTGGACGATCACCGAGGCGCTGTCGAACGACGGGATGGAGGGCCGCGACACCGGCTCCGCAGGCTATGATCACGCGGCGCAGCTGGTCGCCGACAAGTTCAAGGCAGCCGGATTGAAGCCGCTCGGCGACAAGGGAAGCTGGTTCCAGCCGGTTGCGCTAAACGAAATCGCGATCAAGCGCGCCGAGATCGGCGTCGGCGATCGTCCGCTCGCCTTTCTCCAGGACATCACCGTCGACCCGTCCAACGCCATGCCGGTGACGGTCGATGCGCCGCTCGCCTATCGCGGTTATTGCGGCGCGGCGGCGCTTGGCGACGTCCGCGGCAAGATCGTGATATGTCATGGCGTGAACCGGCCCGGCCTGCCGGGCGCCGCCGAGCGGATCGCGGCGGTCAAGGCAGCGGGAGGCATCGGCCTTGCGACGATCGCCGATCCGGGCTTCGCCATCGAACCGCCGCGCTGGCCCTTCGCCTACGCACGTTCAGTGACGCTCGCGAATGCCGCGCCCGATACCGATGGCTTCCTGCGCCTGCGACTGAAGGCCGATGCCCTGAAAAAGGCGATCGGCGACCATGGACCCGATGCTGGCGATCTCATTGCGAAAGGGAGCGCCGGCGAGCCCCTTCCCGGCTTCGACATCCCCGAATCCTTCCATGCGACGTTCACGGTGAGGCGGCGGCAGATCACCTCCTCCAACGTGATCGGCCTGCTGCCCGGAAGCGACCCTGCCAGTAGCGCCCAGGCGATCGTCCTTTCAGCGCATCTCGACGGCTATGGGTTCGGCACGCCGGTGAATGGCGACGGCCTCTACAACGGCACGCTGGATGACGCAGCCTATGTCGCGCTGCTGATCCGGGTGGCGGAGCAGCGCCAGGGCAAGGGATATCGCCGCCCGGTGATCTTCGCTGCCTTTACGGGGGAAGAGAAGGGCCTGCTCGGGTCGACCTGGTTCGTCGCCCACCCGACGCTGCCAAAGGCCTCGATCGCGGCCAACATCAACCTCGACCAGTTGCGCCCGATCTTTCCGCTCGACCTGCTCACCGTCCATGCCCTTGACGATACGAGCCTGGGTGAAGACGTGCGGGCCGTCGCCAACGGCATGAACATCGCCGTCCAGCACGATCCGGAGCCGGCGCGCAATCTGCTGCGCCGTTCCGATCAATGGCCGTTCCTCCAGGCGGGCATTCCAGCGACCGCCTTCGTCTTCGGGTACCGGCCAGGAACGGAAAGCGAGCGCATCTATCGCCAATGGTACAGGACCGGCTACCACACGCCGCTGGATGATCCGCACCAGCACATCGACTGGAAGGCAGCGGCGGATTTCAACCGCTTCTTCAAGACGCTGGTCGAGCGCGTGGCCGACCAGGAAGCTGCCCCCGCCTGGAAAGCCGGGAGCAGCCTGCGTCCGGCGGGCCACTGA
- a CDS encoding AAA family ATPase — protein MVSQIQLLRNVGQFDSIAPGAQLPFARMTAIYAENGRGKTTLAAILRSLGTGDARLVADRHRVGAVHPPHIIVHCPDGNQHTLQNNAWSAPLPTLAIFDDTFVSENVCSGIEIEPGHRQNLHELILGAQGVALNATLQRHVADIEEHNRQLRSKDQAIPAIARHGLTIEDFCALQAVNDVDARIQEAERALAAAQEAVAVQDEQDFTAVELPTFDVAGINVLLGRDMPRLDAAAAVQVQAHLARIGPTGERWVGDGIAVLARDDQPWADKDCPFCAQSLHGSDIIEHYRAYFGAEYGALKTELATTGRTITTTHSGDTPAAFERAVGVAMQRRTFWLRFLEIPEIVLDTAAIARSWKTAREQVQAALAAKQAAPLDPIALSAEAVAAIDAYHAMRAQVTAISGTLVALSGQIAVVKEQAQAANAPALTNDLNRLKAAKTRHSAAVAPLCTDYLAEKDAKTVTETARTAARTALDNYRQNVFPTYEAAINIYLGRFNAGFRLGGVSSVNNRGGSSATYSVLINNVPVPLTADAGPSFRTSLSAGDRNALALAFFFASLEQDPDLAAKIVVIDDPMTSLDEHRSLVTVQEIRGLLDRVRQVIVLSHSKPFLLGLWKEAPVNDRAGIRIARAQVGSTLEFWNVKQDGITEHDRRYARVAVYVLAGDAALERTVAADLRPMLEAFVRVAHAGVFPPGSLLGPFINRCQQHLGTAEQILNQTDTMELRALLDYANRYHHDTNPTWQTENINDAELANFANRTLGFIRRA, from the coding sequence GTGGTTAGTCAGATTCAATTACTTCGTAATGTCGGCCAGTTCGATTCCATCGCGCCGGGCGCACAGTTACCCTTCGCCCGGATGACCGCGATCTACGCGGAAAATGGCCGAGGCAAGACCACCCTTGCGGCTATCCTGCGCTCGCTCGGTACGGGCGACGCTCGTTTAGTGGCTGACAGGCATCGCGTGGGCGCAGTTCACCCGCCTCACATCATCGTCCACTGTCCCGACGGAAATCAGCACACGCTGCAAAATAACGCATGGTCGGCTCCGCTGCCCACCTTGGCGATTTTTGATGATACTTTCGTATCCGAGAACGTCTGCTCCGGCATCGAGATCGAGCCGGGCCACCGTCAGAACCTTCATGAGCTTATCCTTGGCGCACAAGGCGTAGCGCTCAATGCGACATTGCAGCGGCATGTCGCTGACATCGAGGAGCATAATCGGCAACTCCGATCGAAAGATCAGGCGATACCGGCGATCGCGCGCCACGGGCTGACGATTGAAGATTTCTGCGCCCTCCAAGCGGTCAACGATGTCGATGCTCGCATCCAAGAGGCCGAACGCGCCTTGGCTGCCGCGCAGGAGGCCGTTGCTGTACAGGACGAGCAAGATTTCACTGCGGTTGAGTTGCCGACATTCGATGTTGCCGGGATCAATGTGTTATTGGGCCGTGACATGCCGCGACTGGACGCAGCGGCGGCGGTGCAGGTTCAAGCGCATTTGGCGCGCATCGGTCCAACGGGTGAGCGTTGGGTCGGCGATGGGATTGCCGTTCTCGCGCGCGACGATCAGCCTTGGGCCGACAAGGATTGCCCATTCTGCGCTCAGTCGCTTCATGGGTCAGATATTATCGAGCACTATCGCGCCTATTTTGGGGCGGAATATGGGGCGCTGAAGACCGAGCTTGCCACGACTGGCAGAACGATCACCACCACCCATAGTGGAGATACCCCAGCAGCATTCGAGCGCGCCGTGGGTGTGGCGATGCAACGGCGTACCTTCTGGCTTCGTTTTCTCGAAATTCCCGAAATCGTTCTCGATACCGCCGCTATTGCGCGCAGTTGGAAAACTGCCCGTGAACAGGTGCAAGCGGCGCTTGCCGCCAAGCAAGCCGCTCCGCTGGACCCCATCGCGTTGAGTGCCGAGGCAGTTGCGGCAATTGATGCTTATCATGCCATGCGTGCGCAAGTGACGGCGATTTCCGGCACGCTCGTTGCGCTGAGCGGCCAGATCGCCGTGGTGAAGGAGCAAGCTCAAGCCGCCAACGCGCCCGCGCTCACCAATGACCTCAATCGGTTGAAGGCCGCAAAGACACGACACAGCGCAGCCGTTGCCCCATTGTGTACGGACTATCTGGCCGAGAAGGACGCCAAGACCGTCACCGAGACGGCACGTACTGCGGCGCGCACGGCGCTGGACAACTACCGCCAGAATGTCTTTCCGACCTATGAGGCTGCGATCAATATTTATCTCGGTCGCTTCAACGCCGGGTTCCGGTTGGGTGGGGTCAGCTCGGTCAACAATCGCGGCGGCTCGTCAGCTACCTACAGCGTGCTCATCAATAATGTTCCCGTACCGCTGACCGCCGACGCTGGGCCGTCGTTCCGTACCAGCTTGAGTGCGGGTGATCGCAATGCCCTCGCTCTCGCATTCTTCTTTGCATCCCTTGAGCAAGACCCAGACCTTGCCGCCAAGATCGTCGTCATCGATGATCCGATGACCAGCCTGGACGAGCATCGTTCTCTTGTCACCGTACAGGAAATCCGAGGCCTACTGGACCGCGTTCGCCAAGTGATCGTGCTTTCCCATTCCAAACCATTCTTGCTCGGATTGTGGAAAGAAGCGCCGGTGAATGATCGCGCGGGAATACGGATCGCGCGCGCCCAGGTTGGATCGACATTGGAGTTTTGGAACGTCAAGCAAGATGGCATCACCGAACATGATCGGCGCTATGCACGAGTGGCGGTCTATGTTCTTGCCGGTGATGCGGCCCTCGAACGCACTGTTGCGGCCGATCTGCGGCCCATGCTGGAAGCATTTGTCCGAGTTGCCCATGCAGGCGTTTTTCCGCCGGGCTCACTGCTTGGCCCGTTTATCAATCGTTGCCAGCAACATTTGGGCACCGCTGAGCAAATTCTAAACCAAACTGACACGATGGAGCTTCGGGCATTGCTCGACTATGCCAACCGCTACCATCACGACACCAACCCGACCTGGCAGACCGAGAACATTAATGATGCCGAACTGGCAAATTTTGCCAACCGCACTTTAGGCTTTATTCGCCGCGCATAA
- a CDS encoding sugar MFS transporter — MAGPAIDTSTPLAAGTASGSAGSGYRATLSLLATLFFMWGFITVINGTLLPHLRSVFDLNYTQTTLIESVWFIAYFFASIPSAMLIERIGYKRSIVAGLIIMAFGAVMMVPASMIPSYWVVLAALFVIAAGITLLQVAANPYVAVIGSPETSSSRLNLVQAFNSMGTTFAPLFGGYLILGRSTSGNAAAGAVLTPAERLADAHSVQLPYLIVAAVLVVLAVVIARFRLPDMNASTRGRAQQERRGHSLWRHRNLVFGVPAIFIYLIAEIGVGNLFINFVSAPEIGNLTHAQASNYLFLLWGGMMVGRFLGSFLMQRVAAEHVLAAFSIGALVVMLVATFTTGPVAMWALISVGLFHSIMFPTIFTLGIRGLGPLTEEGSGLLIMAIAGGALVIVQGWLADAYGLQMSFLLTAACELYVLFYAVYGSRPTAAETA; from the coding sequence ATGGCGGGACCGGCAATCGATACATCGACACCGCTTGCGGCCGGCACGGCGTCGGGTTCCGCCGGGTCGGGCTACCGTGCCACGCTGAGCCTGCTCGCCACCCTGTTCTTCATGTGGGGGTTCATCACCGTCATCAACGGCACGCTGCTGCCGCACCTGCGCAGCGTGTTCGATCTCAATTATACCCAGACAACCTTGATCGAGTCGGTGTGGTTCATCGCCTATTTCTTCGCGTCGATCCCTTCGGCGATGCTGATCGAGCGGATCGGCTACAAACGCTCGATCGTCGCCGGCCTGATCATCATGGCGTTCGGCGCGGTGATGATGGTGCCGGCGTCGATGATCCCCTCCTATTGGGTCGTGCTGGCGGCCTTGTTCGTCATCGCCGCCGGCATCACGCTGCTTCAGGTCGCGGCCAACCCCTATGTCGCGGTGATCGGTTCGCCGGAGACATCATCCTCGCGGCTGAATCTGGTCCAGGCCTTCAACTCGATGGGGACGACCTTCGCGCCGCTGTTCGGCGGCTATCTCATCCTTGGCCGCAGCACGTCGGGCAACGCCGCGGCGGGCGCGGTGCTGACCCCGGCCGAGCGTCTTGCCGACGCGCACTCGGTGCAGCTTCCCTATCTGATCGTGGCGGCCGTACTGGTCGTGCTCGCGGTGGTCATCGCGCGCTTCCGCCTGCCCGACATGAACGCCTCGACCCGCGGCCGTGCGCAACAGGAGCGGCGAGGCCATAGCCTGTGGCGGCACCGCAACCTGGTGTTCGGCGTGCCGGCGATCTTCATCTACCTGATCGCGGAGATCGGGGTGGGCAATTTGTTCATCAACTTCGTCTCGGCGCCGGAGATCGGCAACCTGACTCATGCGCAGGCCTCCAATTATCTTTTCCTGCTGTGGGGCGGGATGATGGTCGGCCGTTTCCTCGGCAGCTTCCTGATGCAGCGCGTCGCGGCGGAGCATGTGCTGGCGGCGTTCAGCATCGGGGCGCTGGTCGTGATGCTGGTCGCGACCTTCACCACCGGTCCCGTCGCGATGTGGGCGCTGATCTCGGTCGGCCTGTTCCACTCGATCATGTTCCCGACGATCTTCACCCTAGGCATCCGGGGCCTTGGCCCGCTGACCGAGGAAGGATCGGGCCTGCTGATCATGGCGATCGCCGGCGGCGCGCTGGTGATCGTCCAGGGCTGGCTGGCGGATGCCTATGGGCTGCAGATGTCGTTCCTGCTGACCGCTGCCTGCGAGCTCTATGTGCTGTTCTATGCGGTGTACGGCTCTCGACCGACGGCGGCCGAGACCGCATAG